A stretch of Desulfobacterales bacterium DNA encodes these proteins:
- a CDS encoding LptA/OstA family protein produces the protein MPVCVTAGKTTVTSDHNADINQIHITSDQLIYDSTSQNAEFIGNVKAKQTDTVIFADKLNITHSKETNPGNTGAEATIEKITATGNVKIIFGNKVAITQQATYITQTKVLVLTGKNSTISSGTDSISGAKIILDRTDGRIKIESDPDQQVKAVLHSGSDSLND, from the coding sequence ATGCCCGTCTGCGTGACAGCCGGAAAGACCACTGTAACTTCAGACCACAATGCGGATATAAACCAGATCCATATTACTTCGGACCAGCTGATTTATGACAGCACCAGTCAGAATGCCGAATTTATCGGAAATGTTAAAGCGAAACAAACCGATACCGTCATTTTTGCCGATAAACTTAACATTACTCATTCCAAAGAAACTAATCCCGGAAATACCGGCGCTGAGGCAACCATCGAAAAAATTACAGCCACCGGAAACGTTAAAATAATTTTTGGCAATAAAGTTGCCATCACGCAGCAGGCTACCTATATTACACAAACGAAAGTACTGGTGTTAACGGGCAAAAATTCAACGATTTCATCCGGAACGGATTCCATTTCAGGCGCTAAAATCATTCTGGACAGAACCGATGGGCGTATTAAAATTGAAAGCGACCCCGATCAACAAGTTAAAGCCGTGCTGCATTCAGGAAGTGACTCCCTTAATGATTAA
- the lptB gene encoding LPS export ABC transporter ATP-binding protein codes for MASLTLQNLVKSYNGRRVVNGVNLSVESGSVVGLLGPNGAGKTTTFYITVGMIKPDEGNVSLNGEDITQHPMHMRARKGVGYLPQETSIFKKLDVKSNIMVILETLPVSKSEVEHRADKLLEELGIDHLSGHKAGVLSGGERRRLEISRALATNPYFILLDEPFAGVDPLAVIDIKTIIGHLKKRGIGVLISDHNVRETLGVCDNAYILSDGKIIESGSPQKIAASETARRIYLGKEFRL; via the coding sequence ATGGCCTCTTTAACACTTCAAAATCTGGTCAAATCATACAACGGCAGGCGGGTTGTCAACGGTGTCAACCTGAGCGTTGAAAGCGGAAGTGTTGTGGGACTGCTCGGACCCAACGGAGCAGGCAAAACTACCACTTTTTATATAACCGTTGGCATGATCAAGCCGGATGAAGGCAATGTATCTCTGAACGGCGAAGATATTACGCAGCACCCCATGCATATGAGAGCACGTAAAGGTGTTGGGTATCTTCCTCAGGAAACGTCCATTTTTAAAAAGCTCGACGTCAAGAGCAACATCATGGTTATTCTGGAAACGCTTCCCGTTTCCAAATCGGAAGTAGAGCATCGTGCGGATAAACTTCTTGAGGAACTTGGCATCGATCATCTTTCCGGACATAAAGCCGGGGTTCTTTCCGGCGGAGAAAGACGACGCCTTGAGATCAGCCGGGCGCTTGCAACAAATCCCTACTTCATACTTCTTGACGAACCGTTTGCCGGAGTTGATCCATTAGCCGTCATCGACATTAAAACCATCATCGGCCATCTGAAAAAACGGGGTATCGGGGTACTGATTTCAGATCACAACGTCAGAGAAACGCTTGGTGTATGTGACAATGCGTATATACTAAGCGATGGTAAAATCATCGAATCCGGCTCGCCTCAGAAAATTGCTGCAAGCGAAACCGCCCGCCGGATATATTTAGGAAAAGAGTTCAGGTTATAA
- the rpoN gene encoding RNA polymerase factor sigma-54 yields the protein MVLELRQQLKLSQQLIMTPQLQMAIKLLQLSRLELMDTIQQELEENPALEETIDAADDIHTDPVEPEPIESGVLKEVTIGEKINDDIDWSNYIDEYNSPGKANFEFEKKEQTSFESFIAKKESLTEHLLWQFMMTAPSMEEEAIGSLIIGNLDKDGYLKISIEDIAETSNASPENVQQVLSVLQTFDPVGVCARNLSECLMIQVKALGLKETIVTEIINHHLAHLENKNYKAICKALKTDIENVISAVRIIQGLEPRPGREFSDEEPIYIVPDIYVYKVDDDFVIVLNNDGMPRLRINPFYKASISQNDHSADSARDYIQDKMRSAAWLIRSIQQRQKTIYKVMESILLFQKDFFEKGISYLKPMVLKNVAQDIGMHESTISRVTTNKYAHTPQGIFELKYFFNSSINRMHGGTVASASVMDKIRQIIESENSKKPYSDNKIAEMLKESNIDIARRTVAKYREMLKVLPSNKRKQY from the coding sequence ATGGTACTTGAATTAAGGCAACAGCTCAAATTATCCCAGCAACTGATCATGACGCCGCAGCTTCAGATGGCGATCAAACTTCTTCAGCTGTCCAGGTTGGAATTAATGGACACCATTCAGCAGGAACTGGAGGAGAATCCTGCTCTGGAAGAGACAATAGATGCCGCTGACGATATCCATACCGATCCGGTTGAACCCGAACCGATTGAATCCGGGGTCCTCAAAGAGGTAACTATTGGGGAGAAAATCAATGATGATATCGACTGGAGCAATTATATTGATGAATATAATTCACCCGGCAAGGCCAATTTTGAATTCGAAAAAAAGGAGCAAACCAGTTTTGAATCATTTATCGCCAAAAAGGAATCGTTAACCGAGCATCTTTTGTGGCAGTTTATGATGACGGCCCCTTCCATGGAAGAAGAGGCCATCGGCAGTCTGATTATCGGCAATCTGGATAAAGACGGCTATCTGAAGATTTCTATCGAAGACATCGCTGAAACCAGTAATGCATCGCCTGAAAATGTCCAGCAGGTGCTGTCGGTTCTGCAAACGTTTGACCCGGTCGGGGTATGCGCGAGAAATTTAAGCGAATGCCTTATGATCCAGGTAAAAGCGCTGGGGCTCAAGGAAACGATTGTCACGGAAATCATCAACCATCACCTGGCTCATCTTGAAAATAAAAATTACAAGGCCATATGCAAGGCGTTGAAAACAGATATCGAAAACGTTATCTCTGCTGTCAGAATTATCCAGGGGCTTGAACCCAGACCCGGCCGTGAATTCTCGGATGAAGAACCGATTTATATAGTTCCGGACATTTATGTCTACAAAGTGGACGACGATTTTGTTATCGTACTGAACAATGACGGGATGCCACGCCTGCGGATCAATCCTTTTTACAAAGCCTCGATCAGCCAGAATGATCATTCTGCCGACTCGGCCCGGGATTATATACAGGATAAAATGCGATCCGCTGCATGGCTGATTCGCAGTATCCAGCAGCGCCAAAAAACCATCTATAAGGTCATGGAAAGCATTCTGCTCTTTCAGAAAGACTTTTTCGAAAAAGGCATATCCTATTTAAAGCCTATGGTTCTGAAAAACGTGGCACAGGATATAGGCATGCACGAGTCGACGATCAGCCGTGTAACCACCAACAAATACGCGCATACCCCTCAGGGAATTTTTGAATTGAAATATTTTTTCAATAGTTCTATTAATCGTATGCATGGGGGGACAGTGGCATCTGCCAGTGTGATGGACAAAATCAGGCAGATCATCGAAAGTGAGAATTCAAAAAAGCCATACAGCGATAACAAAATCGCTGAAATGTTAAAAGAGTCAAACATTGATATCGCCAGAAGAACGGTAGCCAAGTACAGAGAGATGCTGAAGGTGCTTCCTTCGAACAAACGTAAACAATACTAA
- the raiA gene encoding ribosome-associated translation inhibitor RaiA: MQTAVTFKNTDPSDHLKTYVQEKLNRFDKFLDNPAEANVVLLVEKFRHIAEISISGDRLNINGKEKTNDMYSAIDLVIDKLDKQIKKSKEKSREYRNNSKSKTKTRPTPSPAPGDYDNLIKTDIKVNHIEYKPMDVEEAVMQMDLITNQFLVFTNARTEAVNVLYRRNDGNYGLIQPNV; encoded by the coding sequence ATGCAGACTGCTGTAACGTTCAAGAATACCGATCCGTCAGACCATCTGAAAACCTATGTTCAGGAAAAGCTCAACCGATTTGACAAATTTCTTGATAATCCAGCTGAAGCAAACGTAGTTCTTTTGGTTGAAAAATTTCGTCATATTGCTGAAATCAGTATTTCGGGTGACAGGCTCAATATTAATGGCAAGGAAAAAACCAACGACATGTATTCAGCCATCGATCTGGTTATTGACAAGCTGGACAAACAGATAAAAAAAAGTAAAGAAAAATCAAGAGAGTATAGAAACAATTCAAAATCAAAGACAAAAACCAGACCGACCCCCTCCCCAGCGCCGGGAGATTATGACAATTTAATCAAAACAGATATCAAGGTCAACCATATTGAATACAAGCCCATGGATGTGGAAGAAGCCGTCATGCAGATGGATCTGATAACAAATCAGTTTCTTGTCTTTACCAATGCAAGAACAGAGGCAGTCAATGTATTGTATCGACGCAACGACGGGAATTACGGGCTCATTCAGCCTAACGTCTGA
- a CDS encoding PTS sugar transporter subunit IIA yields the protein MKILDVLYKDSILVDLKSSDKKGILEELVGPAARLSGINQDKLFHVLMEREMLGSTGIGGGIGIPHGKLKSLESLILGFGLSRKGVDFESIDGKPTHIFFLLLTPENSTGIHLKVLAQISKILKNEPFKTRLMEAKNSEEVLDLLKKVDQEF from the coding sequence ATGAAAATTCTGGATGTATTATATAAAGACTCAATTCTGGTTGATCTGAAATCATCAGATAAAAAAGGAATCCTTGAAGAACTTGTCGGGCCCGCAGCCCGTCTTTCCGGGATCAATCAGGATAAACTCTTTCACGTACTGATGGAAAGAGAAATGCTGGGAAGCACCGGAATCGGAGGTGGAATCGGAATTCCTCACGGCAAGCTCAAGTCTCTTGAATCTTTGATACTGGGCTTTGGCTTGAGCCGTAAAGGCGTTGATTTCGAATCTATCGACGGGAAGCCGACCCATATCTTCTTTCTATTGTTAACCCCTGAGAATTCTACAGGTATCCACTTAAAAGTACTGGCTCAAATTTCCAAGATCCTGAAAAATGAGCCGTTTAAAACCAGACTGATGGAAGCAAAAAATTCTGAGGAGGTTCTGGATCTTTTAAAAAAAGTGGACCAGGAATTTTAG
- the rapZ gene encoding RNase adapter RapZ: MKNLSIHIITGLSGSGKSTAIDAFEDAGFYCVDNMPVALLPKLLKLPLENDSELSGFAFVMDLREKGFLTKYPPVFKFLNQQGYHYSILFMEADEDALVKRYSQTRRHHPLTQCGNLLESIRAEKEQLKALRIAADKIIDTSRFNVHELKAVIFDIAQQSKKFAPMQINVLSFGFKYGIPREADLVIDVRFLSNPFFIPELKPLNGESPEIQNFVLNNPETRIFLQKYLDLLDFLIPLFEKEGKAYLTIAVGCTGGRHRSVTIAKAIYKHLLSGQHTINITHRDIEQDIYTAGSIS; the protein is encoded by the coding sequence GTGAAAAATTTAAGTATTCATATTATCACGGGACTTTCCGGTTCTGGGAAAAGTACCGCAATTGATGCATTTGAAGATGCCGGGTTTTATTGCGTGGATAATATGCCGGTGGCATTGCTGCCGAAACTTTTGAAATTACCACTGGAAAACGATTCTGAACTCTCTGGTTTCGCTTTTGTAATGGATCTCAGGGAAAAAGGTTTTCTGACCAAATATCCCCCGGTTTTTAAATTCTTAAACCAGCAGGGCTATCATTATTCGATTCTTTTCATGGAGGCAGACGAAGACGCCCTGGTCAAGCGTTACAGTCAGACGCGCAGGCATCATCCTCTGACACAATGCGGAAATCTGCTTGAAAGCATACGGGCGGAAAAAGAGCAGCTGAAAGCGCTGAGAATAGCGGCTGATAAAATCATTGACACCTCCCGTTTCAATGTTCATGAATTAAAGGCCGTCATTTTCGACATCGCGCAACAAAGTAAAAAGTTTGCGCCGATGCAGATTAATGTTCTCTCATTCGGTTTTAAATACGGTATTCCACGTGAAGCGGATCTGGTAATCGACGTTCGATTTCTCTCAAATCCGTTTTTTATACCGGAATTAAAGCCGCTCAACGGTGAGTCCCCGGAAATTCAAAATTTCGTTCTCAATAACCCCGAAACCCGGATTTTCTTACAAAAATATTTAGATCTTCTGGACTTTTTAATTCCGTTATTCGAGAAAGAAGGGAAGGCGTATTTGACCATCGCTGTGGGTTGTACCGGTGGACGCCATCGTTCAGTCACGATCGCTAAAGCAATATATAAGCATCTGCTTTCCGGTCAGCACACGATAAACATTACCCACAGAGACATCGAACAGGACATCTATACCGCAGGCTCGATATCATAG
- a CDS encoding PTS sugar transporter subunit IIA has protein sequence MIGIVIVTHCHLGESLIETATFIQGSRPEAMESVSIDLNENADKLRKKIAETIKRVRQRKGVLILTDMFGGTPSNLSYSFLEEDRVEVISGVNLPILIKATHLRRTQELSELAETLEAFGKKSISMASRILKGNKRT, from the coding sequence ATGATAGGCATCGTTATCGTTACCCATTGTCATCTTGGCGAATCGTTGATCGAGACAGCAACATTCATTCAAGGATCTCGACCTGAAGCTATGGAGTCCGTATCCATCGATTTAAATGAAAACGCAGACAAACTGCGAAAAAAAATAGCCGAAACGATTAAACGCGTCCGTCAACGCAAAGGCGTATTGATTCTAACGGATATGTTTGGCGGCACCCCCTCGAATCTCAGCTATTCATTCCTGGAGGAAGACAGGGTTGAAGTCATATCCGGTGTAAATCTTCCCATTTTGATTAAAGCGACCCATTTACGCAGGACCCAGGAGCTGAGTGAGCTGGCTGAAACACTCGAGGCATTCGGGAAAAAAAGCATTTCCATGGCAAGCCGGATATTGAAGGGCAATAAAAGAACATAG
- the gap gene encoding type I glyceraldehyde-3-phosphate dehydrogenase: MSVRIGINGFGRIGRLVFRAALTHPEVDVVAINDLTDSITMAHLLKYDSVHGILDHEVKANENSIDVDGKPFPITSIKDPANLDWKKFDVDIVAECTGIFRSSENVSKHLAAGAKKVIISAPAKDPDITIVMGVNSNQYDPRQHHIISNASCTTNCIAPVSKIILENFGIKCGLMTTIHAYTGDQRLVDMPHKDLRRARAAALSMIPTSTGAAKAVALVIPELSGKLNGLAIRVPTPNVSIVDLVVTIKKSGVTISDINDALKEASETSLAGILGYEEIPLVSTDFNGSTLSSIVDAPSTFMADNMVKVLAWYDNESGYAHRMVDLASMIGAEL, encoded by the coding sequence ATGAGTGTAAGGATTGGCATAAATGGTTTTGGGAGAATAGGACGGCTTGTCTTCAGGGCCGCGTTAACGCATCCTGAAGTTGATGTGGTAGCGATTAACGACCTGACAGATTCTATCACAATGGCCCATCTTCTCAAGTACGATTCGGTTCATGGGATACTGGATCATGAGGTAAAGGCCAACGAAAATTCAATCGACGTAGACGGGAAGCCATTTCCGATAACCTCCATAAAAGATCCGGCGAATCTTGACTGGAAAAAATTCGATGTCGATATTGTTGCCGAATGTACGGGTATTTTCCGAAGTTCCGAGAACGTATCAAAGCATCTGGCTGCCGGCGCTAAAAAAGTGATAATATCCGCACCGGCAAAAGATCCGGACATCACCATCGTAATGGGCGTAAACTCAAATCAGTACGATCCAAGGCAGCATCATATCATCTCAAACGCGTCCTGTACCACAAATTGTATTGCCCCGGTATCTAAAATAATCCTCGAAAATTTTGGAATCAAATGCGGTCTGATGACGACGATACACGCCTACACCGGCGATCAGCGGCTTGTGGATATGCCGCACAAAGATCTTCGACGGGCGAGAGCAGCCGCATTGTCAATGATTCCGACCTCAACCGGAGCGGCAAAAGCAGTCGCTTTAGTCATACCTGAATTATCCGGAAAATTAAACGGCCTTGCGATTCGCGTTCCTACTCCGAATGTTTCTATCGTCGATCTGGTGGTAACCATAAAAAAATCCGGAGTCACGATATCAGATATCAATGACGCTCTGAAAGAAGCCTCAGAAACGTCGCTGGCCGGCATCCTGGGTTATGAGGAAATCCCGCTGGTATCTACAGATTTCAATGGATCAACATTATCATCCATTGTGGACGCACCCTCGACATTCATGGCAGACAATATGGTCAAGGTACTTGCCTGGTATGACAACGAAAGCGGGTATGCCCACCGAATGGTGGATCTGGCATCCATGATCGGCGCGGAATTATAG
- the tpiA gene encoding triose-phosphate isomerase, with protein sequence MGNLKPFIAGNWKMFKTCNEAVETAKKLVLFSADVTEVDVMIAPPFTSLAPVSEILKHSDISLGAQDIFWESEGAYTGEISPPMLLSAGCKHVIIGHSERRQYFNETDQTVNKKISAAVHHHLSPIFCVGETERQRESKETFSVLDKQIQNGLRGISSDDMKEVIVAYEPVWAIGTGKTATSEQVQEIHQFIRSLLERSFGSVLAKSIRILYGGSVKPTNVKELMSMKDVNGALVGGASLNPETFSDIIHNYK encoded by the coding sequence ATGGGCAATCTCAAACCGTTTATTGCGGGAAACTGGAAAATGTTTAAAACCTGCAACGAAGCTGTTGAAACCGCAAAAAAGCTTGTGTTATTTTCTGCTGATGTCACGGAAGTTGACGTTATGATCGCTCCACCGTTTACATCACTGGCGCCGGTATCTGAAATTTTAAAACACTCCGATATATCCCTTGGCGCCCAGGATATCTTCTGGGAAAGCGAAGGCGCATATACCGGAGAGATATCCCCACCGATGCTGTTGTCCGCAGGGTGTAAACATGTTATCATCGGGCATTCCGAAAGGCGCCAATACTTTAATGAAACAGATCAAACCGTCAATAAAAAAATATCTGCTGCCGTCCACCATCATCTGTCCCCGATTTTTTGTGTCGGTGAGACTGAACGACAGCGGGAATCAAAAGAAACATTTTCTGTACTTGACAAACAGATACAAAACGGGTTAAGAGGTATATCTTCTGATGACATGAAAGAGGTCATCGTTGCATATGAGCCTGTATGGGCCATTGGAACAGGTAAAACAGCTACAAGCGAGCAGGTTCAGGAAATTCATCAGTTTATTCGATCATTGCTTGAAAGAAGTTTTGGTTCGGTACTTGCCAAATCCATCAGAATACTGTATGGAGGTAGTGTAAAACCAACAAACGTAAAAGAGCTGATGTCGATGAAGGATGTAAACGGGGCTCTTGTTGGAGGTGCCAGCTTGAATCCTGAAACGTTTTCCGATATCATTCATAATTACAAATAA
- the secG gene encoding preprotein translocase subunit SecG: MSIFLVVIHIIVCIALILIVLLQTGKGSDMGAAFGGGSSHTVFGSAGASTFLTKATTVAAVVFMITSLGLAYMSGHKTGESVITGTPPAPIEQKAAPESPNNTNTPAAPAGTGDQTSGKTS; the protein is encoded by the coding sequence ATGTCCATCTTTCTAGTCGTCATTCATATTATAGTTTGCATAGCACTTATTCTGATTGTCCTGCTCCAGACCGGAAAAGGATCGGACATGGGCGCCGCTTTTGGAGGAGGATCTAGTCACACGGTATTTGGAAGTGCGGGGGCCTCTACCTTTTTGACCAAGGCGACCACTGTGGCAGCTGTGGTATTTATGATTACATCGCTCGGGTTGGCTTACATGTCCGGCCACAAAACAGGTGAGTCCGTAATAACAGGGACGCCCCCTGCTCCGATCGAACAGAAAGCAGCACCCGAAAGCCCGAACAATACGAATACACCAGCCGCACCGGCTGGGACCGGGGACCAAACCTCCGGTAAAACCTCTTAA
- a CDS encoding response regulator produces MANGIKLLIIDDNEEVLDSLSQYFHKKGYCVISASNGLDGIKLLESEKQGFDLIITDLIMPNISGFGIISIAKKNAPNLPVIAITGWGEHPEALAAEVHADLVLEKPFELAELDKCITALISRRKS; encoded by the coding sequence ATGGCAAATGGAATCAAGTTGCTGATTATTGATGATAACGAAGAAGTTCTTGATAGTCTCAGCCAATATTTCCATAAAAAAGGGTATTGTGTCATTTCGGCATCAAACGGACTTGACGGAATAAAGCTTCTTGAATCGGAAAAACAAGGGTTTGATCTGATTATTACGGATTTGATCATGCCAAATATCAGTGGCTTCGGTATTATTTCTATCGCCAAAAAAAACGCCCCGAATCTTCCTGTCATCGCCATAACAGGTTGGGGCGAACACCCCGAAGCGCTGGCGGCTGAAGTTCATGCCGATTTAGTCCTGGAAAAGCCATTCGAACTTGCTGAGTTAGATAAATGTATCACAGCTCTTATTTCAAGGCGAAAATCCTGA
- a CDS encoding sigma-54 dependent transcriptional regulator — protein sequence MDSYSPPLIGVSKSIERVRDLIRHVADTGLNIVITGESGVGKEVVAHALYFNSSRRGKAFIKINCAALPEGLLESELFGYEQGAFTGAGRKKRGKFELANDGILFLDEIGDMSLPLQAKLLHVLQNGEFSPLGSEKETRTDSWVIAATNHRLDKSIKEGTFREDLYYRLNIINIHIPPLRQRPEDIPSLIKFYMEKYTSQFDKKDIVVPPAYIFEKLESYPWPGNVRELQNILKRLMVIQNWDEIIDELFLHDTSSNPEPGCASPRGSFENFLLMDDMLPYAEGNDISANGSFSLKKTKKKAMDKIEKKIIAHVLSQTGWNRSKASRILKISYKTLLYKISELNIIPPPD from the coding sequence ATGGATTCTTACTCACCTCCTTTAATCGGTGTAAGCAAAAGCATCGAACGTGTACGAGATCTGATTCGACATGTTGCCGATACGGGCCTAAATATCGTTATTACCGGAGAAAGTGGTGTCGGCAAGGAAGTGGTCGCACACGCCCTGTATTTTAATTCCTCCAGGCGGGGGAAAGCCTTTATAAAAATCAATTGTGCGGCATTGCCGGAAGGATTATTGGAAAGTGAGCTTTTCGGATATGAACAAGGGGCCTTTACCGGAGCCGGACGTAAAAAAAGAGGCAAATTTGAACTGGCCAACGACGGGATCTTATTCCTGGACGAAATCGGCGATATGTCCCTTCCGCTTCAGGCCAAACTGCTCCATGTGCTCCAGAACGGAGAGTTTTCCCCATTGGGCTCCGAAAAAGAAACCCGGACCGATAGCTGGGTCATCGCAGCTACGAATCATCGGCTTGACAAAAGCATCAAGGAGGGCACGTTCAGAGAAGATCTATATTATCGTCTGAATATCATCAATATACACATTCCCCCTCTTCGACAAAGGCCTGAAGATATTCCATCGCTAATAAAGTTTTATATGGAAAAGTATACCTCCCAGTTTGATAAAAAGGATATTGTCGTTCCTCCGGCTTACATTTTTGAAAAACTCGAGTCATACCCCTGGCCCGGCAATGTGAGAGAACTTCAGAATATTCTTAAAAGACTGATGGTCATACAAAACTGGGATGAAATTATCGATGAGCTGTTCTTACATGATACATCATCAAATCCGGAACCCGGTTGTGCTTCACCCAGAGGATCTTTTGAAAATTTTCTTCTGATGGACGACATGCTGCCATACGCCGAAGGAAATGATATCTCAGCCAACGGCTCATTTTCTCTAAAAAAAACCAAAAAAAAGGCCATGGATAAAATCGAAAAGAAAATTATCGCCCATGTTCTTTCCCAAACCGGCTGGAATCGCAGCAAGGCCTCCAGGATACTGAAAATAAGTTACAAAACATTGCTTTATAAAATCAGTGAGTTGAACATCATCCCGCCGCCGGATTGA
- a CDS encoding UDP-glucose/GDP-mannose dehydrogenase family protein: MKLTIIGTGYVGIVTGTGFANLGNDVICLDVDREKIQHLADGELTIYEPGLEEIFQRNVKGGRLRFTTDPMKAIEESDVIFICVGTPTDHFLNADLTAVKAAARNIGLFMKTYKVIVNKSTVPVGTADLVRQIILENLKSDTTFDVVSNPEFLREGAAVKDFENPDRIVIGTDSKRAEELMISLYASVVRIGRPIMVTSIASAELIKYASNAMLATRISFMNQLALLCEKTGADIKEVAKGLGLDSRIGPRFLQAGIGYGGSCFPKDVQALISTLKHFDCDSDLFEAVHRINEKQKTVVVEKIKSVLEIDQSKIAVWGISFKPKTDDIREAPSIEIINNLQALGATIHAYDPIAMDNARKVLRDVVFFENPYETIQGCDALIVGTEWDEFRSLDMRAVKVLLRKPIIVDGRNIYGPEELKKLGFTYLGIGR; this comes from the coding sequence ATGAAACTTACCATCATAGGTACAGGATATGTGGGTATCGTTACCGGTACAGGATTTGCTAATCTCGGAAATGATGTAATCTGTCTTGATGTAGACAGGGAAAAAATTCAACACCTGGCAGACGGGGAGTTGACCATATATGAGCCCGGCCTTGAAGAGATATTTCAACGGAATGTGAAAGGGGGACGGCTCCGGTTCACAACGGATCCAATGAAAGCCATTGAGGAATCCGATGTTATTTTTATCTGTGTGGGGACTCCGACCGATCATTTTCTCAATGCCGATTTGACGGCGGTAAAGGCTGCTGCCCGTAATATCGGTCTGTTTATGAAAACTTATAAAGTTATCGTCAATAAAAGTACCGTGCCGGTGGGAACAGCCGACCTGGTCCGACAGATTATTCTCGAGAATCTTAAATCAGATACCACATTTGATGTGGTGTCAAATCCTGAATTTTTGAGAGAAGGAGCGGCTGTAAAGGATTTTGAGAATCCGGATCGAATTGTAATCGGCACTGACAGCAAACGTGCTGAGGAGTTAATGATTTCATTATATGCCTCCGTCGTCAGGATAGGCAGGCCGATTATGGTTACCAGCATCGCCAGTGCTGAGTTGATTAAATATGCCAGCAATGCCATGCTCGCAACCCGAATCAGTTTTATGAATCAGTTGGCGCTGTTATGTGAAAAAACAGGTGCAGACATTAAAGAGGTGGCTAAAGGCCTTGGACTGGACAGTCGAATCGGTCCCCGATTTCTTCAGGCCGGCATTGGCTATGGTGGCAGCTGCTTTCCTAAAGATGTGCAAGCGCTGATTTCGACGCTGAAACATTTTGATTGCGATAGTGATCTGTTTGAGGCCGTCCATCGGATTAACGAAAAACAAAAAACCGTCGTGGTAGAAAAAATCAAATCGGTATTGGAAATTGATCAAAGCAAAATTGCCGTATGGGGCATTTCTTTTAAGCCTAAAACCGATGATATCCGTGAAGCGCCTTCCATTGAAATTATAAACAATCTGCAGGCGCTTGGCGCAACAATTCACGCATATGATCCGATTGCCATGGATAATGCCCGCAAAGTGCTAAGAGACGTGGTTTTTTTCGAGAATCCATATGAAACGATTCAAGGATGTGACGCATTGATCGTCGGTACTGAATGGGATGAGTTCAGAAGCCTTGATATGCGGGCGGTTAAAGTGCTGCTCAGAAAACCGATTATAGTGGATGGAAGAAATATTTATGGTCCAGAAGAATTAAAAAAACTCGGGTTCACCTATTTAGGCATCGGGCGATGA